A genomic window from Oculatellaceae cyanobacterium includes:
- a CDS encoding MFS transporter — MTQETHPTSMRTFTIIWLGQMVSTIGSYMTNFALSLWAWEITHQATALALVGFFSQLPSLFIVPFAGVIIDRWNRKLLLMLCDTVAGFSSIAILLLYLTGHLQIWHLYVIAGINGTFGQIQTLAYSASISLLVPKEHYTRSSSLQSLLHYGSNIIAPALAGSLYYIIGLLGILVIDLTTFAIAISTMLLVRFPQRADSERKSTDQIQPSIWQEAIFGFRYIFKNSSLLALLVYFSLFSLAHDLGAAIYKPMIFARTANNAAVLGSILSAAGVGGVVGALILTTWGGPKRKINGMLAGMVGAGFCKIIFGLAQTPVVWISAQFCSSLNFPLMGCCNDAIWLNKVKPEIQGRVFATRSVVTLVTSAIAYLIAGVLADRIFAPAMMPGGILTPIFGGLFGTGAGAGIALLYVITSVLLLLLGLSGYLLPALRD, encoded by the coding sequence ATGACACAAGAAACCCACCCAACCAGTATGCGTACTTTTACGATCATCTGGCTAGGTCAGATGGTTTCGACCATTGGTAGCTATATGACCAATTTTGCCCTCAGCCTGTGGGCGTGGGAAATTACACATCAAGCAACTGCTTTAGCTTTAGTAGGTTTCTTTTCCCAACTTCCAAGTTTATTCATTGTCCCTTTTGCAGGAGTAATAATAGATCGCTGGAATCGCAAGTTATTATTGATGCTATGTGATACAGTTGCAGGTTTTTCTAGTATCGCTATTTTGCTACTGTATCTCACAGGTCATTTGCAAATCTGGCATTTATATGTAATTGCGGGAATTAACGGCACTTTCGGTCAAATTCAAACTCTGGCATACTCAGCATCAATATCACTCCTCGTACCTAAAGAACACTACACCCGTTCTAGTAGCTTGCAATCACTATTGCATTACGGTTCTAATATTATTGCTCCAGCATTAGCAGGTAGCCTTTACTACATCATTGGATTACTAGGTATTTTGGTCATAGATTTGACCACATTTGCGATCGCAATTAGCACAATGTTATTGGTGCGTTTTCCCCAACGCGCTGATAGTGAGAGAAAATCCACTGATCAAATTCAGCCAAGCATCTGGCAGGAAGCTATTTTTGGTTTTCGCTACATCTTTAAAAATTCCAGCTTACTTGCCCTCTTAGTGTATTTTTCCTTATTCTCCTTGGCTCACGATCTCGGTGCAGCTATCTACAAACCGATGATTTTTGCTCGCACTGCTAATAATGCAGCAGTTTTAGGCAGTATCTTATCTGCTGCGGGAGTAGGGGGTGTTGTCGGTGCATTAATCTTAACTACTTGGGGTGGCCCCAAACGCAAAATCAATGGAATGTTAGCAGGGATGGTTGGCGCAGGGTTTTGTAAAATTATATTTGGTTTAGCTCAAACACCTGTAGTTTGGATTTCAGCACAATTTTGTTCATCTCTAAATTTTCCGTTAATGGGATGTTGCAACGATGCTATTTGGTTAAATAAAGTTAAACCTGAGATTCAAGGGCGTGTTTTTGCCACCCGTAGTGTAGTAACTTTAGTTACATCTGCGATCGCTTATTTAATAGCTGGAGTTTTAGCAGATCGCATTTTTGCACCTGCAATGATGCCTGGAGGTATTTTAACACCTATTTTCGGGGGATTATTTGGTACTGGTGCTGGTGCAGGTATCGCACTTTTATATGTGATTACTTCCGTATTATTATTACTACTGGGATTAAGCGGATACTTATTGCCTGCGTTGCGAGATTAA